CATTTATGGCTTCTTCTGGTTCGCCAAAGTTTGTTGATTGGCGATGTTTGACTTCGACAAAAACCAGCGTGCTTTCTTGTGGAGAAGTCTGCTCTAAGCAGATCAAATCAATCTCGCCACCTTTGCAACGATAGTTTTTGTGCAGAACCTCTAAGCGTTGCGACTGAAGAAAGTCGGCGGCGTCCGCTTCTTTCTGTTGACCAATAAGCTTGCTGAAAAGTCCGATGCTATTAATCCCAAGAAAAGTGTTTAGGGTGTCGTTGAATCAGGGGTGGCTTCTGTTGGCTGAACTGCATCAGAAGGCTCTTGAGGAATGTCTATGTAGTGGCTTTCATCCACATCATTCGATTCTGTCAGTGGAACGACTTCACCTCTGGAGTTGTATCTTGCCCATGACATTTTGTAATCAAACTCATTGTCTTGTTTGCTGAGCTTGCCGAGCATACCCGCGTTTAAACAAATGTTTGGTCCAAGGCGGTATTTTTGCGTTGCAAGGGTAAAGCTGTCCCAGCCGTAAGCTTCAAGGGTGGAAGCGAGATTTGTTTTCTTTAATGCCGCTTTAAAGGTCGGGAAGATAACATTTGCCAAGTCTTTGTTCGGTTCGGTTTTGTCCAAGTTGATAGGGGTCAGTTTCGACGAACCATACACTGGGAGTTGTAGTTCAAAAAAAGCGAATTGCGGTTTGAATACCGCAACCTGTCTGGCGTTGCCTAAGAGTACGATGGCGTCCAAATCTTTACGCGTGCGAGGCGTAAAAGATAGGTTTTCTTTAAATAGCCATTGCAGGTTGTTTTTGCGAGCTTGGCTGTAAGTTTCGTTGATAACACTGCCCAAAGCTTCACGAAGTTTTGGGTGGGTTGCTGGATAGCTCTTGAGAGTCAATTTGTGATCTGGTACTTGTTGCCAGTAGTCTGCAATTTGTACTGCCAGATTACTGTCAGCAGGCGTTGTACTCGTTAGAATGGCGATGTTTTTATAGTGTTTTTGGCAAAGTTTGGCGGCGATTTGTAGCGCTTCACTATTTGAGATGAAATTGAAATGCTGAATACCAAAGGCATCATTAAGCGTGATGACAGAATCATCGCCACCGATAGCATTGAGCTTTTTAGTTAAGATATCGATGTTTTCTTTTTGCAAAGGCCCCAAAATGACGTCGGCACCATTTTGTTTTGCCGTCTGGTAAGTAGACAAAATCTGGTTAGGTTCGCTTGGGTTGTAATTGGTGTTGTAAAAGGCCAGTTTGACATTTGGTGCATGAACTAACTGGTTGCGGATAATGCCATCACGAATTTGCATGGCGATGTTTTTGTAAGGGCCGGTTAGTGGCAGAAATACTGCGACCTGCTGCACTTTGTTGGTGTTCAAAAGCTGTTGGCTCAACGCTTGGTTGAGGTGCTGATTGAAAAGTGCGGATGGGTTGAAGTGCTTTAAATCTGCCAAGGCTGGTTTTTGCCAAATAGGGTGTAACTCGGTCGCTTTTACAAAATCAAGCCAAGACATCAGTTCAGGAGAAGTTTCAGGATCCGAAGCGAGTTTATCTTTTTCTGTTTGCGGCAGGCCTTTTAATGTTTGCCAGATTTGGTATTCAATTGCCAACTGGTTGTCTGGAGAAGCTTTGGACCAAAGTAATTGGGTCAATTCCAAGTAGTTGTTCCAGGATTTTGCCTGTTGAGCTTCTCTGATCTCTTCCTGTAAGACTTGGTTTGAACTCTTTTTTGTCATGGTTCCAAGCGAAGGCATTCCAACAATCGGTTTTTGCTGTGAAACTGGTGCAGTACTACAGGATGTTAGAACGGATGCTGTCATTCCAATCGCTGCAGCTAGCGTTAGTACTTTTCTAGACTGGGCAATAAAACGATTCTGAGGGGTAGGAAGTGATAAAATTCGCTGGAACATGTGGCGTTAGATGACCAATTAAAATTAATGAGATTTATTATACATAAATGCAAATCAGAAGTGCGACCAGAAGTGCAATAGGAATCCTTGCAAAATGAGCGGAAAATTATTTATTGTTGCAACGCCGATAGGGAATTTGAAAGACATTACCTTGAGAGCGTTGGAAATACTTGAGTCCGTTGACTGGATTGCCTGTGAAGATACGCGACACTCTAAAAAGCTGTTGCAGCATTTCGGTATTAGTAAGCCGTTGATTAGCCTGCATGATCATAATGAACAGGCTAAGAAAACTGAGTTGTTGGTGAAGTTGCAAGCGGGTGAAAATGGCGCTTTGGTGTCGGATGCAGGGACGCCTTTGATTAGCGACCCTGGTTATCACTTGGTTTCTTATTTGCGTGAAAGTGGTTTGCGGGTTGAGCCTATCCCGGGGCCGTCCGCAGTTATCACAGCACTAAGCGCTGCGGGTATGCCGACAGATCGGTTTACCTTCGAAGGTTTTTTACCTGCTAAAGAGCAGAAACGTTTAAGTGCCTTGCAAGCCTTGTTGGCTGAATCACGAACAATGGTTTTTTATGAGTCGCCGCATAGGCTGATGGAGTCTCTGGGGTCAATGATGTCCGTTTTTGGAGAGGAAAGGCAGATTGCTGTAGCTAAAGAGATCACTAAGCAGTTTGAAAGATTTGTTTTTGGGAGTATTCAGCAGGTAATCGAACAGTTTGACTCGAATGAAGAGTGGCAGAGAGGAGAGTTTGTCATTATCGCCTCTGGCGTAGAGGAGAAAGATTCTCAACAAGAAGACTATGATGGCTTGATTAAAGCGCTGTTAGCTCAATCTCTGCATGTTAAGCAAATATCTGAAATTGTTGGTGAATTTTACAATGTGTCGAAAAAGGCGGTGTATCAGCGTGTTTTGACATTGAAATAATACTGTCATTGAACTAAGGTATAGTTCGTCTTTTTAAAGAATTAAGAGTCTGTTTGCTACTAAATGTGCAAAAGGCGACACAAAGAAAAAGATAAATGGTTAAGCATTTGGTAAAATGTGTAGTCAAAAAATAACAATAACATCTGTCGGGTTGCTAGTTAAATGTGTGGAATTGTTGGCGGAGTCGCTGAGAGGAACGTTGTTCCGATCTTATTGGAAGGTTTAAGAAGGCTTGAATATAGAGGTTACGATTCATCAGGGATCGCGCTACTAAATTCTACGGAAAGTCCGAAAAAAGCAAGCTTTCAAATTCAACGCTTACGCGCCGTAGGCAAAATCAAAGAGCTTGATTCAAAGATCCAACAAAATTCTTTTTTTGATGGAAATATAGGGATTGCGCATACCCGTTGGGCGACGCATGGCGTTCCATCTGAAAATAACGCTCACCCGCATATCTGTAATAATGAAGTTGCCGTTGTTCATAATGGCATTATCGAAAATTATCATATCTTGAAAGAAGCTCAATTGGCAGAGGGCTATCGTTTTACTTCTGAAACCGATACTGAAGTGGTTGCGCACGCCGTTCATTATGAGCTTAAAACTTCGACTTCACTGTTGTCCGCTGTTCAACAGGCAATTACGCATTTTGAAGGTGCTTATGCGCTTGGAGTGATTAGTCCAAAATTTCCGGACACACTTATTGCGGCAAGAAAAGGTAGTCCACTGGTGATTGGTGTGGGGATTGGCGAGTTTTTTATTGCTTCTGATGTGTCTGCATTGCTACCTGTCACACAAAATTTCATTTTTCTGGAAGAAGGTGATGTCGCCGAGTTAACCCGCCAAGGTGTAACGATTTTTAATGGCGATGGTGAGCAAGTAGAAAGAGAGGTAAAACAATCTTCTTTGAATATGCACTCGGTGGAGTTGGGGGATCATCGCCACTATATGCACAAAGAGATTTTTGAGCAGCCACAAGCCGTCATTGATACTTTGGAAGGGCGCATTTCGCAAGAGCATGTTTTACCATCCGCTTTTGGTTATCAAGCCGAATCCATTTTTAAAGAGGTCAAGCAGGTTCAGATTATTGCTTGCGGTACCAGTTATCATGCAGGGTTGGTTTCAAAGTACTGGTTTGAAGATATTATCGGCTTGCCATGTTCTGTTGAAGTGGCGAGTGAATATCGTTACCGAAATCCAGTGGTGCAAGACAATACGTTGTTTGTCACCATTAGCCAGTCTGGCGAAACAGCAGATACGCTAGCTGCTCTGCAACAAATCAAGCAAGTCGCTAATGAGAAGAATGTTTCAACGCTGACTATCTGTAACGTTCCTGAGTCTAGTTTGACAAGGGAGTCAGATCTTACTTTCCTAACGCATGCTGGGCCCGAAATCGGGGTGGCTTCAACCAAGGCCTTTACGACACAATTAGTTGCTTTGTCATTGTTGGTGACGGTGATTGGTAAATTGCAAAAGCGTATTTCAGAAAGAAGAGAAACGATTATTGTCAAAGGCTTGCAAAAACTTCCTGGTTTAATTCAAAGTGCGTTGGCTCATGAAGAAGTTGTGAAAGAAATCGCCAAAAACTTCTCCGATAAGGACAATGCTCTCTTTCTTGGTAGAGGTACCATGTATCCTATCGCAATGGAGGGAGCGCTTAAGCTAAAAGAAATTAGCTATATTCATGCTGAAGCCTATCCGGCGGGTGAGCTTAAGCACGGTCCGCTGGCTCTCATAGATGAAAATATTCCAGTCATTGCAATTGCACCTCATAATGATTTGCTGGAAAAGCTCAAATCAAACCTCCAAGAAGTTAAGGCAAGAGGCGGTCAAATGATTGTGTTTGAAGATGAACAGTCAAATGTCGGGTCAGAAGACGGTTTGCATGTTGTGAAGACCACGACGAATGTGGGGCGTATTACGGCGCCCATCACGTTTAATGTGCCATTGCAGTTGCTTGCATACCATGTTGCCTTAATTAAGGGGACGGATGTGGATCAACCGAGAAATTTAGCAAAAAGTGTGACTGTAGAATAAACAATGAGTTATGTGGTAAAAACAATGTTAGGTTACATTAAAGTTTGATAGTTTACATTAAAGTTTGATAGTTTACATTAAAGTTTGTTTATTTATGGGTCTTCTGATATATTGACTCAAAAGAGTATCAGGAGGTCACCATGTCTTCATTTCAAAATATTGATCCTAAAGATGCTGAAAAGCTCACTGAAAAACGTGGGGAGGGTATTGGCAAGGATTACATTCCCTTTTTTAAGGTTCATGAGCTCAGTAGTTCTGGAGAGAGCATTAGGATAAGAGGTGCAAAAACATCTCGCATTCATCATTTGCTGTCCGGCTTAGAATTTCTCACATTTCAAATTTTTGACTGGTCACCAAACGTGGTCGATATACGTGAGCATTTTCCATTAAACATATCTGAAACAATCACTTTGGCAGAAAGTTTAGGGTTAAACCACCCTGTGTCTAACAAAAAGCTTAAAGTCGTTACTACTAATTTTCTAATTGATCTAGAAGGCGGTGAGAAGCTTGCGATAAATGTTCTCTACAAAAAAGAGCTTTCAAAAAAGAGAATTCTGGAAAAGTTGCAGTTAGAAAAAAGTTATTGGCAAAATAAAGGTGTAAAGTGGTTTGTAGTCACCGAGGAGCAGTTTTCAGCTGAGCTGAAAGAAAACATGGCCTGGATTAGGCCTTATGCTGATTTGAGTGATCATGAAAGTCAGATTGTGAAAGAGGCTCAAAATGTTCTTTTTCCTCGGTTGCAAAAAGGTTCTTCTAAATCGCTTATGAAATACTGTGGTGAGCTTGATGATTCTTACCATTTGAAACCAGGAAGTCATCTTGAAATGCTCAGAAATGCTGTTGCAAATAAGCAGCTATCTGCTCCCTTAAACAAGTCATTTCATAGCTGGAAGTGCAGCGAAATAGAGCTTTATTACCCTTTACAGGTACCGGTAAATCTCAATGTATCTTAATTCAGTTTATCAGTTTAAAGAATCACGACAGAAATTTAGAGTTGTCTATGTTGATATGGTGCATTTATGGGTTTATGACCTTGGTGCAGACGGTTGGCCATATGAGATGGATATCGAGGATTTCGAGTCTGCCTTGTCGCTTGGAACGATATTAGAGTCTGATCTTAGTTATGATTTCCCTGTAGTTGAACACGGGAGCGTACAAAAACGTAAGCGTGATGAAGCTTTAAGGACTATGGAGCTTTTACTGAATAATCATTCACAGCTGTTTGATAAAAAAACCAGAAACGAAATTATACGTCAATCCATAGAAAAGTTCGGTAAAAACAGGGTCTACTTTATTAGGAATTTGAGGAGATTTTGGGAGAGGGGGATGACTCCGAACGCTTTCTTGCCAGATTATCATAAGTCTGGAGCAAAGAAAAATAACGAAAGAAAGGAAATGGTTAATAAAACTGGCCCCAAAAGAACCAAATCTGCAGGTAAGGGGGTTGTTGTTGGTAATGAGTTACGTGAGATATTTTCAGAAGCTATTGAAAATGTCTATTTGAAAACTAAAGAAGCTAGTTTAATGGACGCTTATGATTTTGTTTTGCAAAAATATAAAGCGCGTTATCCGCTATTGAATGAAACTGAAATGCCTAGTGAGAGGCAGTTTAGATACTATTATGATAAGAATTACACTAATAAAGACGTTAACAAACGAAGAAACTACAAGAAAGTTTACGATAAAGATATTAGGCCTCTAACCAGCACTTCAGGGTATTTAAATATTGGCCCCGGGGGGCGTTATGAAATTGATGCCACCATAGCAGATATCTACCTAGTTTCAAATAAAGATCCAAGCAGAATAATCGGAAGGCCGGTAATTTATCTTGTTAAGGATGTGTTTAGTCGAATGATAACCGGCATTTATGTTGGTGTAGAAAACCCTTCTTGGGTGGCAGCAATGATGGCGCTTGCAAATGCAATGTGTGACAAGGTTCGATATTGTAAAGGCTATGGAGTAGAAATCGGTAAAGAAGATTGGCCAAGCATTGGCGTGCCAGCGTCAATTTTTGCAGATAGAGGCGAACTTTTAGGTCGCCAAGCGGATGTTTTGGTGAATGGTTTCAATGTTCAACTTAGCAATTCAAGAGCATATCGAGGGGATGATAAGGGAATAGTAGAAAGGCATTTTAGAACGTTGCAGGCAAGTTTTAAGCCTTTTGCTAAAGGAATCGTTGAGCCTGTCAACGGAAAAAAAAGGCTCGGCCGTCGTTATGAATTAGATGCTGAATTGAGCTTAGATGCATTTACAAAAATTATTATATTGATTGTGTTGGAGCATAACCAGAATCATGTCGTATCAGGCTATGATTTTGCACCCGACATGCCTGAAAATCTGCCTGCAATTCCAATCGAACTATGGCGCTGGGGAATTAAGAATCGCACCGGATCGCTAAGAGTTTTTTCAGAGGATGTTGTCAAAGTTAATCTTATGCCTGTTTTAACAGGGAGTGTTTCCAATAGGGGGATATTGTTTAAAGGTTTGCGTTACACATGCTTGGAGGCAATAAAAGAAGGCTGGTTTGAGCGTGTTAATCACACTCGTCCTAAAAAGGTTGAAATCTCCTTTGACCCTCGTTTTACCGACAAAGTTTACCTGAGACCTGATGATTCTATAAATAGTTATTGGGTATGTGATTTAGCGGATGAAAGTCGGCGGTATTCTGGGATGAGCTTTGCTGAAGCTGAGCAGATTTATAACGAAGCCAAGCGCACAGAAGCACAAGCACAGCAACTGTCCAGGTTTAAAAAAGTCGATATAGATCAACAGATAAATGCAGTGATTAATGAGGAAAGGAAAAAATCAGTATCAAGGGACAATAAATCAATCAATGGTATTCGTGAGAACCGAAATGAGGCTCGAAATGAAGAAAGGGGTCGTCAAGAACTGGTTGGCAGAAAAAAGATGGATCATCAGGGTGAAAATGTAGTCTCTTTTAGTCAAGAAACAAAAGAAGATCTTGATTATCCATCTTTAGATGAATTTTTGGAGGATGGTGATGACTAAAATTTTTGAAGCTGAATATATCAAGGGTGAAATTGAAGAGTATAAAGGCAATCCTTTAATTAATGCATTACCACCAATAAATTCCGTGCAAGAGACTGCAAGGTTGTTGAATCGTTATCCTGTTGTAACAGACGAAGAGCGAGCATTGCCATCCCACATCCGGCGGCATGCGATGATGAGAATTCTGGATAAATTCTTATACCCGACGAGGATGCATCTTCAGCTTGAACAAATGATTTCAGGCATGATACGGCGAGGTTATTTGAACAGAAATATCGCGAATGCAGAATACCAAGAAAACTTGAATAAAGTTGATGAAACTGATTTTGTGCAGGTCTCTAGAAATGCCGGTAGTGAAGCCTTGTCCAGTTCTGTGATTGGTTGTTCTGGGTCGGGTAAAACCACCGCTACGGAAGCGATTTTAGCAGGCTATTCCAAGCAAGCTATTTATCATCCAGAATATCAGCATACTCAGTTGGTTTGGCTTAAGCTTGATTGTCCGCATGACGGTTCCGCAAAAAGTTTATGTATTCATTTTTTTCGTGAGGTTGATCGCATTCTTGGGACGGATTATGAGAATACATATGTCAAGTCAAGGTCTTCTGCTGAAACAATGTTAGGCAGTATTGCTCGGGTTTCAGCTCTCCATTCTTTGGGGATTTTAGTGATAGATGAGATACAGCATTTGAAAGCTGCAAAATCTGGGGGTGCCCAGACTCTCCTTAATTTTTTCGTGACAATGACCAATGTCATAAAGGTACCTGTTTTATTTATTGGGACACCCAATGCGACAGCACTTTTCTCTGGAACCATGCGTTCTGCAAGAAGAGCCTCGCAATTTGGTAGCCTGGATTGGAATCGTTTTGAGCAAGGTGTTCATCAAGACGGCAAATCAGATTGGGATAAATTTATAGGCAGGTTATGGAAGTTGCAGTGGTTAAAGTCGCCCGTGCCACTTCATAATGAAGTTAAGGCATTGTTTTGGGAGTTAACGCAGGGCGTTGCTCATATAGCTGTGACCTTATTCTTTTTAAGTCAGGCTCGAGCAGTGATGTCAGGCAGAGAAGTGATTGATGTTAAATTGCTTAAAAAGACATTTGATGATGAGTTTGAAATGGTAAGACCCATGATTGAGGCGTTAAAGAGTAACCGACCAGAGCAAATTGTGAAATATTCAGATTTGGATTTGCCCAAAAATTCATTTAGGGCTATTGCCATGCAAGACGTCATTGAAAAAACTTTTTCGGAAAAACAACCATCGAAAGTAGATGAAAGGGAAGCTTCATTTAAGTCTATGTTGCTGCAAGCAGGTATTGGCGAAGACTTGGTAGACCTTGTTGCTCAGCAGGCAATGCAAGACAATCCAGATGCAAACTTTTTTGAATTGATGAGTTATGTTAGCCAAATGCAGTCTGACTTTAAGTTGGGGGATGGCAATGAAAGCAAGGGGG
This portion of the Hydrogenovibrio marinus genome encodes:
- a CDS encoding heteromeric transposase endonuclease subunit TnsA; its protein translation is MSSFQNIDPKDAEKLTEKRGEGIGKDYIPFFKVHELSSSGESIRIRGAKTSRIHHLLSGLEFLTFQIFDWSPNVVDIREHFPLNISETITLAESLGLNHPVSNKKLKVVTTNFLIDLEGGEKLAINVLYKKELSKKRILEKLQLEKSYWQNKGVKWFVVTEEQFSAELKENMAWIRPYADLSDHESQIVKEAQNVLFPRLQKGSSKSLMKYCGELDDSYHLKPGSHLEMLRNAVANKQLSAPLNKSFHSWKCSEIELYYPLQVPVNLNVS
- a CDS encoding YraN family protein → MNSIGLFSKLIGQQKEADAADFLQSQRLEVLHKNYRCKGGEIDLICLEQTSPQESTLVFVEVKHRQSTNFGEPEEAINAAKQRKIILCAQTFLQKHPDYQHHAMRFDSLSFTGDQSAPNWIQNAFWLE
- a CDS encoding penicillin-binding protein activator, whose product is MTASVLTSCSTAPVSQQKPIVGMPSLGTMTKKSSNQVLQEEIREAQQAKSWNNYLELTQLLWSKASPDNQLAIEYQIWQTLKGLPQTEKDKLASDPETSPELMSWLDFVKATELHPIWQKPALADLKHFNPSALFNQHLNQALSQQLLNTNKVQQVAVFLPLTGPYKNIAMQIRDGIIRNQLVHAPNVKLAFYNTNYNPSEPNQILSTYQTAKQNGADVILGPLQKENIDILTKKLNAIGGDDSVITLNDAFGIQHFNFISNSEALQIAAKLCQKHYKNIAILTSTTPADSNLAVQIADYWQQVPDHKLTLKSYPATHPKLREALGSVINETYSQARKNNLQWLFKENLSFTPRTRKDLDAIVLLGNARQVAVFKPQFAFFELQLPVYGSSKLTPINLDKTEPNKDLANVIFPTFKAALKKTNLASTLEAYGWDSFTLATQKYRLGPNICLNAGMLGKLSKQDNEFDYKMSWARYNSRGEVVPLTESNDVDESHYIDIPQEPSDAVQPTEATPDSTTP
- the glmS gene encoding glutamine--fructose-6-phosphate transaminase (isomerizing); this translates as MCGIVGGVAERNVVPILLEGLRRLEYRGYDSSGIALLNSTESPKKASFQIQRLRAVGKIKELDSKIQQNSFFDGNIGIAHTRWATHGVPSENNAHPHICNNEVAVVHNGIIENYHILKEAQLAEGYRFTSETDTEVVAHAVHYELKTSTSLLSAVQQAITHFEGAYALGVISPKFPDTLIAARKGSPLVIGVGIGEFFIASDVSALLPVTQNFIFLEEGDVAELTRQGVTIFNGDGEQVEREVKQSSLNMHSVELGDHRHYMHKEIFEQPQAVIDTLEGRISQEHVLPSAFGYQAESIFKEVKQVQIIACGTSYHAGLVSKYWFEDIIGLPCSVEVASEYRYRNPVVQDNTLFVTISQSGETADTLAALQQIKQVANEKNVSTLTICNVPESSLTRESDLTFLTHAGPEIGVASTKAFTTQLVALSLLVTVIGKLQKRISERRETIIVKGLQKLPGLIQSALAHEEVVKEIAKNFSDKDNALFLGRGTMYPIAMEGALKLKEISYIHAEAYPAGELKHGPLALIDENIPVIAIAPHNDLLEKLKSNLQEVKARGGQMIVFEDEQSNVGSEDGLHVVKTTTNVGRITAPITFNVPLQLLAYHVALIKGTDVDQPRNLAKSVTVE
- a CDS encoding ATP-binding protein; the protein is MTKIFEAEYIKGEIEEYKGNPLINALPPINSVQETARLLNRYPVVTDEERALPSHIRRHAMMRILDKFLYPTRMHLQLEQMISGMIRRGYLNRNIANAEYQENLNKVDETDFVQVSRNAGSEALSSSVIGCSGSGKTTATEAILAGYSKQAIYHPEYQHTQLVWLKLDCPHDGSAKSLCIHFFREVDRILGTDYENTYVKSRSSAETMLGSIARVSALHSLGILVIDEIQHLKAAKSGGAQTLLNFFVTMTNVIKVPVLFIGTPNATALFSGTMRSARRASQFGSLDWNRFEQGVHQDGKSDWDKFIGRLWKLQWLKSPVPLHNEVKALFWELTQGVAHIAVTLFFLSQARAVMSGREVIDVKLLKKTFDDEFEMVRPMIEALKSNRPEQIVKYSDLDLPKNSFRAIAMQDVIEKTFSEKQPSKVDEREASFKSMLLQAGIGEDLVDLVAQQAMQDNPDANFFELMSYVSQMQSDFKLGDGNESKGVKPASKKASKPKVTRREAQYEQDDLRLLDGQDSEEVYQYLQQAGCVLNVSHFISLKKLA
- a CDS encoding Mu transposase C-terminal domain-containing protein, encoding MYLNSVYQFKESRQKFRVVYVDMVHLWVYDLGADGWPYEMDIEDFESALSLGTILESDLSYDFPVVEHGSVQKRKRDEALRTMELLLNNHSQLFDKKTRNEIIRQSIEKFGKNRVYFIRNLRRFWERGMTPNAFLPDYHKSGAKKNNERKEMVNKTGPKRTKSAGKGVVVGNELREIFSEAIENVYLKTKEASLMDAYDFVLQKYKARYPLLNETEMPSERQFRYYYDKNYTNKDVNKRRNYKKVYDKDIRPLTSTSGYLNIGPGGRYEIDATIADIYLVSNKDPSRIIGRPVIYLVKDVFSRMITGIYVGVENPSWVAAMMALANAMCDKVRYCKGYGVEIGKEDWPSIGVPASIFADRGELLGRQADVLVNGFNVQLSNSRAYRGDDKGIVERHFRTLQASFKPFAKGIVEPVNGKKRLGRRYELDAELSLDAFTKIIILIVLEHNQNHVVSGYDFAPDMPENLPAIPIELWRWGIKNRTGSLRVFSEDVVKVNLMPVLTGSVSNRGILFKGLRYTCLEAIKEGWFERVNHTRPKKVEISFDPRFTDKVYLRPDDSINSYWVCDLADESRRYSGMSFAEAEQIYNEAKRTEAQAQQLSRFKKVDIDQQINAVINEERKKSVSRDNKSINGIRENRNEARNEERGRQELVGRKKMDHQGENVVSFSQETKEDLDYPSLDEFLEDGDD
- the rsmI gene encoding 16S rRNA (cytidine(1402)-2'-O)-methyltransferase; the protein is MSGKLFIVATPIGNLKDITLRALEILESVDWIACEDTRHSKKLLQHFGISKPLISLHDHNEQAKKTELLVKLQAGENGALVSDAGTPLISDPGYHLVSYLRESGLRVEPIPGPSAVITALSAAGMPTDRFTFEGFLPAKEQKRLSALQALLAESRTMVFYESPHRLMESLGSMMSVFGEERQIAVAKEITKQFERFVFGSIQQVIEQFDSNEEWQRGEFVIIASGVEEKDSQQEDYDGLIKALLAQSLHVKQISEIVGEFYNVSKKAVYQRVLTLK